The following proteins are co-located in the Dromiciops gliroides isolate mDroGli1 chromosome 2, mDroGli1.pri, whole genome shotgun sequence genome:
- the CUTC gene encoding copper homeostasis protein cutC homolog isoform X2, with translation MRELTDGFIMEVCVDSVESAINAERGGAGRIELCSGLVEGGTTPSMGILQVVKQCVQIPVFVMIRPRGGDFLYTDREVEVMKADIQLAKLYGADGLVLGALTEDGHVDTELCMELLSICRPLPVTFHRAFDMVQDPVVALETLSTLGFERVLTSGCDSSALEGLPLIKQLMEQAKGKIVVMPGGGITERNLQRILEGSGATEFHCSARSPKDSAMKFRNTSVAMGASLSNSEYSSKVTDMAKVRTLSAIAKSVL, from the exons atgagag AACTGACAGATGGATTTATCATGGAAGTATGTGTGGATTCAGTGGAGTCGGCTATAAATGCAGAGAGAGGAG GTGCTGGCCGAATTGAATTGTGTTCTGGCTTGGTGGAGGGAGGAACTACACCCAGCATGG GTATTCTACAAGTGGTTAAACAGTGTGTCCAGATCCCTGTCTTTGTGATGATCCGACCACGTGGAGGAGATTTCTTATATACAGACCGCGAAGTAGAGGTCATGAAAGCAGATATCCAACTTGCCAAGCTTTATGGAGCTGATGGGTTGGTATTAGGGGCACTGACTGAAGATGGACATGTGGACACCGAGCTCTGCATGGAACTTTTAT CTATTTGCCGTCCCCTGCCAGTCACTTTCCACCGAG CTTTTGACATGGTTCAAGATCCAGTGGTGGCTCTAGAAACCCTTTCGACCTTGGGATTTGAACGTGTGTTGACCAGTGGTTGTGACAGCTCAGCATTAGAAGGGCTGCCTTTGATAAAACAACTCATGGAACAG gcaaAAGGCAAGATTGTGGTAATGccag GGGGCGGTATAACCGAGAGAAACCTGCAGAGGATCCTCGAGGGCTCAGGCGCCACAGAGTTCCACTGCTCTGCACGCTCCCCGAAGGACTCCGCCATGAAATTCCG CAATACCTCTGTTGCCATGGGAGCCTCACTTTCTAACTCGGAATATTCCTCAAAGGTAACAGATATGGCAAAAGTAAGGACCTTGAGTGCCATTGCAAAGAGTGTCCTATAG
- the CUTC gene encoding copper homeostasis protein cutC homolog isoform X1 — MKRRAMSKDRKRVSIAPVQPELTDGFIMEVCVDSVESAINAERGGAGRIELCSGLVEGGTTPSMGILQVVKQCVQIPVFVMIRPRGGDFLYTDREVEVMKADIQLAKLYGADGLVLGALTEDGHVDTELCMELLSICRPLPVTFHRAFDMVQDPVVALETLSTLGFERVLTSGCDSSALEGLPLIKQLMEQAKGKIVVMPGGGITERNLQRILEGSGATEFHCSARSPKDSAMKFRNTSVAMGASLSNSEYSSKVTDMAKVRTLSAIAKSVL, encoded by the exons ATGAAGAGGCGGGCAATGTCCAAGGACCGGAAGCGAGTCAGTATAGCCCCGGTCCAGCCAG AACTGACAGATGGATTTATCATGGAAGTATGTGTGGATTCAGTGGAGTCGGCTATAAATGCAGAGAGAGGAG GTGCTGGCCGAATTGAATTGTGTTCTGGCTTGGTGGAGGGAGGAACTACACCCAGCATGG GTATTCTACAAGTGGTTAAACAGTGTGTCCAGATCCCTGTCTTTGTGATGATCCGACCACGTGGAGGAGATTTCTTATATACAGACCGCGAAGTAGAGGTCATGAAAGCAGATATCCAACTTGCCAAGCTTTATGGAGCTGATGGGTTGGTATTAGGGGCACTGACTGAAGATGGACATGTGGACACCGAGCTCTGCATGGAACTTTTAT CTATTTGCCGTCCCCTGCCAGTCACTTTCCACCGAG CTTTTGACATGGTTCAAGATCCAGTGGTGGCTCTAGAAACCCTTTCGACCTTGGGATTTGAACGTGTGTTGACCAGTGGTTGTGACAGCTCAGCATTAGAAGGGCTGCCTTTGATAAAACAACTCATGGAACAG gcaaAAGGCAAGATTGTGGTAATGccag GGGGCGGTATAACCGAGAGAAACCTGCAGAGGATCCTCGAGGGCTCAGGCGCCACAGAGTTCCACTGCTCTGCACGCTCCCCGAAGGACTCCGCCATGAAATTCCG CAATACCTCTGTTGCCATGGGAGCCTCACTTTCTAACTCGGAATATTCCTCAAAGGTAACAGATATGGCAAAAGTAAGGACCTTGAGTGCCATTGCAAAGAGTGTCCTATAG